The Pecten maximus chromosome 12, xPecMax1.1, whole genome shotgun sequence genome includes a region encoding these proteins:
- the LOC117339961 gene encoding uncharacterized protein LOC117339961, whose translation MQFNKLVASPRDQHRAVVLERTIFPPCSDCQTLKLENTKLRMALEKSGYRNQNHHHQEPVRPAIPSMKQGVTPTPIRNPREWSPMTNARVTDWEAIWAGTPDMVATRAKPSQLLLRPGQDIPDSTEALYKEIARLNKELDYRSAEAHMNRRRLGEATPNPSRSRGDVFTSSRYRRDEGQLTNDKVKVGQQYANLFDREWETALQTLEASGMEYRKCTELLFNILVEIYHYAEKKSAEQLHKIVEGTNDILLQSTEGRPLSKYDVKLVGGIEAEIYRRKVSDSTVAAITKLYTVNDVEEFKKQNIAQTIKNHKKIKDYVSKCVEVTWCMCVQDPAMTFELTRKKGYAFNLSRYQYYRTEGNTIDSLVWPVLLSQAQGAVVAKGWADAEPSKPKRGGKSKAGTDERSRQKSGK comes from the exons ATGCAGTTTAACAAACTTGTGGCAAGTCCCCGTGATCAG CACCGGGCGGTTGTTTTAGAGAGGACAATATTCCCACCCTGCTCGGACTGCCAGACACTCAAGTTGGAAAACACAAAACTGAGGATGGCCCTGGAGAAATCGGGATATCGAAACCAAAACCATCATCACCAGGAGCCCGTTCGACCGGCCATTCCTTCCATGAAACAAGGGGTAACGCCCACTCCAATCAGAAACCCCCGAGAGTGGTCACCAATGACAAACGCCAGAGTTACGGATTG GGAGGCGATTTGGGCGGGGACACCGGACATGGTCGCCACCCGGGCCAAACCGAGTCAGCTACTATTGAGGCCTGGTCAAGACATTCCCGACAGCACCGAAGCTCTGTATAAGGAAATAGCCCGTTTGAATAAGGAACTGGACTATCGGAGTGCCGAGGCACACATGAATCGGCGACGCCTGGGCGAGGCGACGCCTAATCCTTCTAGGTCACGGGGCGACGTGTTTACTTCGTCCAGATACAG GAGAGACGAAGGGCAACTGACAAACGACAAAGTAAAAGTGGGACAACAGTATGCTAACCTGTTTGACAGGGAGTGGGAGACCGCCCTACAAACATTGGAAGCTTCCGGTATGGAGTACAGGAAATGCACGGAGCTACTCTTTAATATTCTAGTG GAAATTTACCATTATGCTGAGAAGAAATCCGCAGAACAGCTCCACAAAATCGTCGAGGGAACGAACGACATTCTGTTGCAATCTACAGAGGGTCGG CCTTTGTCAAAGTATGATGTGAAGTTGGTTGGTGGTATAGAGGCAGAGATCTACCGTAGGAAGGTGTCGGATAGCACAGTGGCGGCCATTACCAAG TTATACACCGTTAATGATGTAGAAGAATTCAAGAAACAGAACATTGCACAAACgataaaaaatcacaaaaagaTCAAAGATTACGTCAGCAAGTGTGTTGAGGTCACTTGGTGCATGTGTGTTCAAGATCCTGCTATGACATTTGAGCTCACGAGGAAGAAAGGTTACGCGTTTAACCTTTCTAGGTACCAGTACTACAGAACTGAAGGCAACACCATTGATTCGTTAGTTTGGCCCGTCTTGTTGTCTCAGGCACAAGGCGCAGTGGTTGCTAAGGGATGGGCTGATGCTGAGCCAAGTAAACCGAAACGAGGCGGCAAATCGAAGGCGGGAACTGATGAAAGATCGCGACAGAAAAGTGGAAAATAa